CCCGCAGAAGCCGCCCGGTCGGGGCCAAAACCCGTGAGGAGAAAGTAGCGCTCCAGCACCACGCCCAAAAGGGCGAACAGGCCGAAATACCCTCCGATGAGGAGGGCAAGCACCAAGGGGACCCGTAACCAAAAGGGCATCTTCACGGCAGGAAAAGGGCCCAGGGCACCCCGTCACCCCAGGCCCAAATGGGGTTTACTTACAGCGTACGTCCTCGCCAAACCACTTCTTGCTGATCTGGGCGTAGGTACCGTCTTTCATAAGGTCACTAAGGGCCTGGTTAAGGGCCTGAAGGACGCTCTTGTTGCCCTTGGCCACCGCCATGGCCACCTTTTCCTGGAAGACCAGCTCACCCACTTGTAGGGTGTTTTCCAGCTTCCTTTCTTTGATGGCCTCCTTGGCCACAAAGCGGTCGGTGATCCAAGCATCCAAGCGGCCCGAAAGAAGGTCCTGCAAGGCATCAGGGTCCTTCTGGTAGGTGCGCACCTGCTTGATGCCGGGAATCTTCTGGGCCGCCTCCATGTAGGTGGTGCCGATCTGCACCCCCACCACCTTGCCCTGCAGGTCCTTGGCCGTCTTTGGCCCCCCCTTCTTGCTCACGATGACCCCACCTGTGCAGTAGTGGGGGTTGGTGAAGTCCACGGCCTTGGCCCGCTCCTCGGTGATGCCGTGGGAGGCAATCACGAAGTCAAAGCGACCCTGGTTCAGCTGGATGAGCAGGCTGTCAAAGGCCTGGGTGATCCAGACGGGCTTTAGGCCCAGCCTCTTGGCGATGGCGTTGCCCAAATCGATCTCGAACCCCACCAGCTGGTTTTTCTCGTCGAAGTAGTTGAAGGGGGGAAAGGCGCCCTCCGTACCGATGCGAATCTCGCCCGAGCGCTTGATCTGGTCCAAGCTCCGCACTTGCGCCAAGGCCACAGCCAACCCTAGTACTGCCAACAGAAGCAGAACCCTTTTCATGCTCACCCTCCCTGATGCACGGGCCGATTATACCGGGTGTGCCCCGTCGGTCAAGGGAAGCGCGGAACCTGCCCGAACACATGAACCAAAGTGTTGGCGTTAACCTTTTGGGACATCTGTCCCTTAACATAAGGGCTATAATAAGTATTAGAAAGGAGGGTGTCTATGCGTGGGTTCTGGCGTTTGGGCCTTTTATTGGGAAGCCTGCTTTTGGTAGCCCAAGGGCAGACGGGTATGGATCCTTGGAGGATCCAACGGGGAGGGCAACTCTATGACCACTGGATCAAGGCCAAAGGCGTGGAAACACCGGCGGGTAACCACCCCCTCTGGGCCCTTCAAACCACGAATACCAGGAAGGGAACCGATACCTGGCGTTGCAAGGAGTGCCACGGCTGGGACTACCTGGGCAAGGATGGCGCCTATGGCTCGGGATCTCACTACACCGGGTTTGTAGGCGTGCTCCAGGTGCGGGAAAAGAGCCTGGCGGAAATCGTGGGTATCCTAAAGGGAGCCACCAACCCCAAGCACGACTTCAGTCCCTATTTGAGCGAGGAGGACCTCGAGGACCTGGCTCTCTTCCTCAAGTACGGCACTCTGGACATGCGTACCCTCATTGATTACAAGGCCAAGAAGCCCATGCGGGGCAGCCTAACCTCCGGGAAGGCCATCTACCGGGTCTGCGCCTCGTGCCATGGGGAGGACGGCCGGGCCATCAACTTCCTCACCCCGGAAAATCCCGAATACGTGGGCACTCTGGCGAAGGCTAATCCCCAGGAAACCCTCCACAAGATCCTCAACGGCCAGCCTGGCAACTTTGTCATGCCTGGGTTCTCCTTCCTCCTCCCGTCCCAACTTCAAGACCTCCTTGCCTACCTGCAAACCCTACCCGATAAGTAAAACCGGCCGCGGCCAAGGGGCCTCGGCAAAGCCGAGGCCCCTTTATACCTTTGGACCGCTAGGCCCAGCGCACCCACTCCACCCGACCGGTGACGGGATGTTTAAGGACCAACCGCACCCCGTAGGCGTAGCTTCCCGGACGGGAA
The genomic region above belongs to Thermus caldifontis and contains:
- a CDS encoding ABC transporter substrate-binding protein, whose translation is MKRVLLLLAVLGLAVALAQVRSLDQIKRSGEIRIGTEGAFPPFNYFDEKNQLVGFEIDLGNAIAKRLGLKPVWITQAFDSLLIQLNQGRFDFVIASHGITEERAKAVDFTNPHYCTGGVIVSKKGGPKTAKDLQGKVVGVQIGTTYMEAAQKIPGIKQVRTYQKDPDALQDLLSGRLDAWITDRFVAKEAIKERKLENTLQVGELVFQEKVAMAVAKGNKSVLQALNQALSDLMKDGTYAQISKKWFGEDVRCK
- a CDS encoding cytochrome c, producing the protein MRGFWRLGLLLGSLLLVAQGQTGMDPWRIQRGGQLYDHWIKAKGVETPAGNHPLWALQTTNTRKGTDTWRCKECHGWDYLGKDGAYGSGSHYTGFVGVLQVREKSLAEIVGILKGATNPKHDFSPYLSEEDLEDLALFLKYGTLDMRTLIDYKAKKPMRGSLTSGKAIYRVCASCHGEDGRAINFLTPENPEYVGTLAKANPQETLHKILNGQPGNFVMPGFSFLLPSQLQDLLAYLQTLPDK